One window of Chryseobacterium indologenes genomic DNA carries:
- a CDS encoding TolC family protein, whose translation MKNNLLIFTFSFFAFPAFGWAQSAPDFKELLDSAMVRDSNFKMQVTQNKLTDLDEHKLKDIFLPTLELSGKAGYLNGTARLTSPEFNLAPFINIPEGTFNNNFNVSGFSGIAKADAKMLLYSGGKVKYMKKAVEEKKKSEDILLEKTKDEVIATISKAYDQLALIHQSKKVLDESKKRLDINRKTADKALGYGLITPYDHKKIELAQATLDAKMVEYEGKKELLLTQLYILTGINRERLRMIDPVLSPVELLAAEKGIEQRAEIRALEHGISAADYKIKAERTWMIPKVQLMASAYYIGLYGNRIKSSENVIPAVPILGYEGKKLDWRPNNINVFPLITAGVGFKWEIFDGKEGKHAEETAKVGKEVLQNQKEDALKKLTLNLANNQTNYDIASAQITLKAKEKELAKNALVQAEKEFRYGMSKSSQLIDAENDLETSELEYQNAIFNQRRAGIELMRSTQELDITKFYLIP comes from the coding sequence ATGAAAAACAATTTATTGATTTTTACGTTTAGTTTTTTTGCTTTCCCCGCTTTTGGCTGGGCACAGTCTGCGCCGGATTTTAAAGAACTTCTGGATAGTGCTATGGTTCGGGACTCGAACTTCAAAATGCAGGTGACCCAAAACAAACTTACCGATCTTGATGAACATAAACTGAAAGACATCTTTCTTCCTACCCTGGAATTGAGTGGTAAAGCCGGCTATCTCAACGGAACAGCAAGACTGACGTCCCCTGAATTCAATCTTGCTCCCTTTATTAATATTCCTGAAGGGACTTTCAACAATAATTTTAATGTATCAGGATTTTCAGGTATCGCCAAGGCAGATGCTAAAATGCTTCTGTATTCCGGAGGGAAGGTCAAATACATGAAAAAAGCGGTTGAAGAAAAGAAAAAGTCTGAAGATATTCTTTTGGAAAAAACAAAAGATGAGGTGATTGCCACTATTTCTAAAGCATACGATCAGCTGGCTCTTATTCATCAGTCTAAAAAAGTACTGGATGAAAGCAAAAAAAGACTTGATATCAACAGAAAAACAGCCGATAAAGCGCTTGGTTACGGTTTGATCACTCCTTATGACCATAAGAAAATCGAACTTGCTCAGGCTACTTTAGATGCGAAAATGGTAGAATATGAAGGGAAAAAGGAATTACTTCTTACCCAGCTTTATATTTTAACAGGAATCAACAGAGAGAGGCTCAGAATGATAGATCCTGTATTATCTCCTGTAGAACTGCTGGCTGCTGAAAAAGGAATAGAACAGAGAGCGGAAATCCGTGCGCTGGAACATGGTATCAGTGCTGCAGACTATAAAATAAAAGCGGAAAGAACATGGATGATTCCTAAAGTACAGCTGATGGCTTCTGCTTACTATATCGGCTTGTACGGAAACAGGATCAAATCTTCGGAAAATGTAATCCCGGCAGTTCCAATACTTGGATATGAAGGAAAAAAACTGGACTGGAGACCCAATAATATCAACGTATTTCCATTGATCACTGCCGGAGTAGGCTTTAAATGGGAGATTTTCGATGGTAAAGAAGGAAAACATGCTGAAGAAACCGCCAAAGTAGGGAAAGAAGTATTGCAGAACCAGAAAGAAGATGCCCTGAAAAAACTGACACTGAACTTGGCTAATAATCAGACGAATTATGATATTGCTTCTGCGCAGATCACACTAAAAGCCAAAGAAAAAGAACTGGCAAAAAATGCCCTCGTACAGGCAGAAAAAGAATTCAGATACGGAATGAGCAAATCTTCCCAGCTTATTGATGCAGAAAACGATCTTGAAACTTCCGAACTGGAATACCAGAATGCCATTTTCAACCAGAGAAGAGCGGGAATAGAACTGATGAGATCTACCCAGGAACTGGATATCACCAAATTTTATTTAATCCCTTAA
- the eco gene encoding serine protease inhibitor ecotin produces MKFSKTLITGLVLMAGVNAFAQKKAEKFEKLQIEMFPKAKEGYKQVYIQLPVAKNENDLKVELFVGAEKMLDCNNYFLMGEMKTQDLQGWGYNYYEVESKGETAGTLMGCMDKKLTKKFVTLKPETVRYNSKLPLVFYVPKDIEVRYRILRPDAGMKKAVQR; encoded by the coding sequence ATGAAATTTTCTAAAACTTTAATTACTGGATTAGTATTGATGGCTGGAGTAAATGCTTTCGCGCAAAAGAAAGCAGAAAAGTTTGAAAAACTACAGATTGAAATGTTCCCAAAAGCTAAAGAAGGATACAAGCAGGTATACATTCAGCTTCCCGTAGCAAAAAACGAAAACGATTTAAAAGTTGAACTTTTTGTAGGTGCTGAAAAAATGTTAGACTGTAACAACTATTTCCTGATGGGAGAAATGAAAACTCAGGATCTTCAGGGATGGGGCTACAATTATTATGAAGTAGAGTCTAAAGGTGAAACTGCCGGAACCCTGATGGGCTGCATGGATAAAAAACTGACTAAAAAGTTTGTTACCCTAAAGCCAGAAACGGTAAGATATAACAGTAAACTTCCATTGGTATTCTACGTACCGAAAGACATCGAAGTACGTTACAGAATTTTACGTCCCGATGCTGGCATGAAAAAAGCAGTTCAAAGATAA